The DNA sequence ACTTCTGAAATCCATATCGCACGCTCCTTGGTTTATTACCAATAGAGAAGTCCACGAGTTCCTAGGAATGCCAACTGTTAAGCAAGAAATAGCTACATCATGctccaaatataaaatacgcCTGGACAATCATCCCAATCCCTTGGCACAAGATCTCCTTCTACACAGCCACAAACGTCGGCTTAAACGTCATGCAATACTGGAGCTGGATGAAACCTTTGCTTCCTGCTGATTGAAGAGTACTTGTCACTGGACAAGTAACTCTAATCGCCTGATACCTCCATCAAACCTGCTTATGGTTAAGGAACCGATCGCAGATCAAaatcacagaaaaaaaaaaaaatgtataataaagttattttaagtttattttgtgtatatttcaGGTTGGAAAGTATTTGGCATCACAGTCGGATGACAAATCTCTGCGAGTGTGGAAGACTGCGGACTGGGCGCAGGAGTCCATCATCACAGAACCGTTTGAAGAATGTGgaggtaattaaattaagtacataataataaagttttttccATAAAACACATGTTCATTCAATGTTAGTAGACATTAGAATAAATGACTgtcaatatacatataagcAAGTGTGTAATTGGATAACATTAGATTGGATTATACTAACAAGCCCATGGTGTTAGAGAACCACACCTCTTAGTGGGTCACACCGGAAAAAGATCTGTATAAAAGTCTTTATACAGTAAACATGTAATTATGTAGAGGTGACCCAAAACACATAtctcatcctaactaatattataaatgcgaataaactgtgtctgtctgtctgtctgtcttcctgtctgtctgttactctttcacgccaaaactactgaacggatttgaatgaaatttggtatacatacgctctagagtctagaccctgggaaagaacatatgctactttttataccggaattcccacgggaaaactttaagGCGAGttaagcgcgcgggaacagctagtctttTTATATCACTCTACTCTAACATTATGTCTGGACTGAATATTTTGACCTGAATGTGTGTTCGCAGGCACGACGCACGTGCTGCGGCTGTCGTGGTCTCCGGACGGACAGTACGTGGTGTCCGCACATGCTATGAATGGAGGCGGGCCCACAGCGCAGGTTAGTGGCTACTACTTGTGTCATTGTAATGGAATCTTGTAGAAATCATGTTATGATGTTCTTTGGACGACACCTTTGCTTCCTGCTGATTGAAGAGTACTTGTCACTGGACAAGCAACTCTAAACGCTTGATTCCTCCAGCAAACCTGCTTATGGTTAAGAAACCGATCGCAGATTAATaaccacaaaaaatataaaaaatgatgTTTTGCTGAATCTGTACGAATAAACAAAAAGCTAGCAATGAGAAGCGCGTCTAGAGTGAATAGCCAGTCAGTTGCTGACTGCTACAGTTCATACGTCACTCGAGGAGGGTCCCTTTGTGCACATAAATAAGCAGGATAAAGCTATCATCATATTCTAACCATAATCAAACGATGTACATATTTCAATCCTTTCCCAACTAAATCCACAACACTattcttcctcatccagcaaTCTGTCTAAGATCGTAGGTCCGGTGGGATCGGAGGGCATCCCACGCGACGCTTTCCTCTTCATGATAGATAAacctttattatatttatattcacAGGTGGTGGAGCGAGATGGCTGGCGATGTGATAAAGACTTCGTTGGTCATCGCAAAGCAGTTACTTGTGCAGTAAGTATCCATTTTCTTTTTGGTTCCGCTAATTTGCGATGTAATACTTTTGCAGAAGGATCTTTCACAGGTTTTACAATGGAGTATCGTGAACAAATTACCTCtgaacacaaaaaaatgtaaatatatatctttacaaaaaaaaaacaccaattTTAGCTTCTTATGGACTAGACGGGAAAACACTCGATAaagttacagaaataaaagaCCTGGGGGTTACTATTGATGATCGCTTAACCTTCAATGTCCATACTAATAATATAGTTAAAAAAGCCTCGCTATGTTAGGTTTCATATGGCGAAATTGCCGTGAGTTCAGAAATGAAAATGCTCTTAAAATAGCTTATTGTGCATTGGTCCGTAGCTCTCTAGAATCCTGTTCTACCATTTGGAACCCTCACTATAATTGCCATATAGAAAGAATTGACCGAGTACAAAGACGTTTTCTATACTATCTGAGTGGACATCAAGGCAAACGTGGCGCATTACTACGAACGATTacgttattttaatttactttcaCTAGAAGATAGACGTCGAAACGCTGATCAGATATTCCTCTACAAAATTTTCAACAACAAAGTGATGTGTCCTCTTCTGCTTTCTAAACTTAACGTAGTTGTTCCGCGTCGTGGTGCTCGCATTGCAAACTATCGTCCATTTTATATTCGTGCTGCAAAAACTAATGTTGGAAAATTCTCAATTTTAAACAGAATATGTAGACAGCATAACAAACTTTTTGTAAAAGACCCGCAAAAATTTGATCTGTTTTTATGTCGtatagaaaaattaaaaaaaaatcttttattaagtacttaattcataaaaaattaatgtaaattttgtttttgtaaaatgtttagttttaaCTTGTATAAACTTAAGTTATATGCCGGCTATTAGTGCATAAGTTTTGCTCGATTGTGTTGTAAATGCTGTGTTTTTCTGTAATTGGATGCCCACTGTGGCATGTATTgtgatgttttctttttataaatgtaaagtgCGTGTCTGTTGaaaaacctaataaataaatttcaagaTATTCgctaacaaataataaatacaagaaAATTTTGGTAAATGGCTGGAGTtaattaacatattttttggatTACGAAAATGCCAAAAACTCTACAGTGTACAAATTCCAGTTCAGGTGGCATAAACTTTCTTCTTAGCACAACTCCTCCTCGTTGATCATCTTGTAATAGACCTCTATATTATTACTTGTCTGAAACATATAAGtgaaaacttgtaattggaaaataaattagctgtaagttttcctgttataaaaaataaataaataaaaattaccttACACCGACCTAATAATAAACTTGATATATTCCCGCAGCGATTCAACAGCAACATCCTCGTGAAGGAAGGCAAGAAGTGTTGCTGCGCGGCGGTGGGCTCGAGGGACCGCGCGCTGTCCATCTGGCTCACGTCGCTCAAGCGCCCCCTGGTGGTGGTGCACGACCTGTTCACTGACAGCGTGCTCGACATCTCCTGGAGCTCCGACGGTCAGTGCTAGTGTACACATAACTAGTGTCTAGCCTCGCAGAGCCACACGTAGTGACACTAGGCACCTATCTAGAGACGTATGTGAGAGAGAGACAGTAGCGTGTGTGAGTGAAGGACGGCAAGAAGTGTCCATCTGGCTCACGTCGCTCAAGCGCCCCCTGGTGGTGGTGCACGACCTGTTCACTGACAGCGTGCTCGACATCTCCTGGAGCTCCGACGGTCAGTGCTAGTGTACACATAACTAGTGTCTAGCCTCGCAGAGCCACAcgtagatatttatatttacggccttattcataaaaaaaccttaaagtaggtttactgagctcaatagctacggaacactttaagcctatttgaggtttcataaaaatctctattcataatcgttccgtaaaccttcaataactatagtgatgctaatagatttcacagaccaaacattttgacatttaccctattaatTTGCCGGTCTGACGAatccataaacaaaaatagcgaaaactttcattcatttatcaatctctattatctatgttagccacggcgcggcacttaaaaaagtttacgttggcttaaaggcgcagtggccaagccaaaacccacaaaaaaaaatataaatatttacgttaccatggcaacttattttcagcaaatattaactcacaacaaatgtcaaatcgtcagtaaagcagaacagctgttgaccggccgccatgtttttgtacaataggaggtttacggaaggtgtatagtagggtccagccaactttagcatatcaaggttttacgaatcagttggagagttctttagcgctattgatcgtttatgaataaagtttttttgacatttgcttatagcaggcatataggtctcccgtaactttttatgaataagaccgttagtatctatctatctatgtatttgtgtagatcaGTGATGCACAGACCGCGGCCCGCGGACCGCATGCGGCCCGCCGGTCGAATACTGGTGGCCCGCCGACAGCATAAATAATACTCTCGTACATtccaaaaatacaatacaatcatTTTCAGAATTATAAGAAAATGGCTGAAAAATCCAACAAAACTGCGATTAATTCCAGTTATGTAGAAAAGTTGGATATTgtgattcaatattttcaagACAGATTTACAGAGTTTAAAAAGTGAAACCTGTGATGGACATATTCAGCAATCCTTTCACGATTTCAGTTGAAAATGCGCCAGAGTCAATGCAGTTAGAAATTATCGACATTCAAAACAACCAAGACTTACGCAACAAATTGAACGAAGGAGACTTGatgattttaataaacttttaccgatgcattgataaaaatgtgtAACTACAAAGAGTTGCGTAAAAACGCTCTAAAATGTGCCAGCTTATTTGGTTCCACTTAtatatgtgtctttttatgtgttgaaaagaagaaaaaaaaaaaaacacgcactcacaccttgtactaatgtactcccttgcggggtaggcagaggtgcattgctgcacccacttttcgccagagtgttatgttagtcccaatgtaataaggggcgggcctattgccattttacgggcacatccatgacccgagaacaaatatctgtgtttaaacaaatatctgccccagccgggaatcgaacccgggaccatcggctcagtagtcagggtcactaaacgaaaagaagaagaaataataaaaaagattGTAAGCACTGTGCTGTGCCAcgcttcaaataaataaattatttttcaattttaatacattattatcaATTCTTTATTGTCTTTAATTACCTTTACATATACTTCCGGCGGCCCGCCATCAGTTCATAATTTGCTCGAGTGGCCCCTAGTCTTAATAAGTCTGTGCATCCCtggtgtagatatatcagctgtccgacacccataacacaggttctgcctagcttggggtcggatggccgtgtgtgagatgtccccacatatttatttatttatttagacaGTAGCGTGTGTGAGTGAAGGACGGATTAAATTGTAAACGCAATCAATTTAATTTTCAGGACTGAATTTACTGGCGTGCAGCTCCGATGGATCAGTGGCCTGCATACAGTTCACAAATAAAGAAATTGGGACACCACTGACACTGGAAGAAAAGGTAATATTTTGGAAACATTTGAACTCTTAATTAAGGTAATGTAGCAGTGAATAAAGCCAACTGTAAAAAGTTAAATGCAGGTGCCTATCGTAAGCCCAAAATAGACAACATAACCTGCAGccgtaaaaaataaaaacttaatgGGTACCTGAGTTATCTACAAACTATGTACAATactaaaacttataaaacttttttaactTCAACTTCCAGAACGCATTCTACGAGAAGATCTACGGCAAGTGTCTGTCGACCGAGTCGACGTCACTAGCGGGAGCCAACCTGCTGCTGGAGTGTCCCGAGATCATGCTGGCCAGGGAGACCTGTGTGAAGGACGACCAGAAACTCACGCCGGTAAGTTAATCATTATCATCGCAACCGATGTCCTGAATTAAGCCAGATAGATAAGCTTATCAAAGCCTTTTGTGGGCTGGGAGACACCGGATAGATGTATGTAACATCACCAGATTAATCATCCACTGAAGGCAGAAGGTGTATTTCAAAAAGCGTCACAAGGGTTTATCCCAGGTTGCCATATATACAGTTATGATTATGTGCGCCGTATTGAGTCCGGTATAGCAGAATAACCCTTTATAATAAAGACAAGTATGCAATAGAGGTATGTAATGTCTGTCGACCGAATCGACGTCGCTCGCTGGAGCCAACCTGCTGCTGGAGTGTCCCGAGATCATGCTGGCCAGGGAGACCTGTGTGAAGGACGACCACAAACTCACGCCTGTAAGTTAATTGTTATCATCATCGCAACAGTCGCCCAGAGTGGATGGATAAATTGTCTTAAAGTCCTGCTGGGGGACGCTGAGATAAATGTATGTTGTAATAATCAtttccttccttcattggaaggagagccgtgccccagcagtggggacgtgatggggcGTGATGAATAATGATCTACTGATGGAAGAAGGTTTATAACAAAGAAAGTTACAAGAATCTATCCTAAGGTTTGCCCTCATTCAATAACTATGCTGCAATGATGATGTAGTGCCGCATTGTACGCTAATCATGTATATTAGCACAATAGCATTTAATGGACTCGAATCCTTGCATAATAATCCTAATTCTGGCTCACTATATATCCATTCCTAACCAAAACCCCAATTTACATCCACAGACAAAACCCCAGCCCACTACACCAACATCACAAGGCGCCCTCCCAGCCTCGTCGCCCATCACTCCGCTGAGGCCCATGGACCGGCAGATCGAGACCAGGACGTCGGACGGCAAGCGACGCATCACGCCCGTGTTCATACCGCTGTCGCATGCGCTGGATCCTAAGTAAgtgatataatttaattttgtacaaattttgcgaaagtctaataaactacgttttatttgtaaaaggCCCTTTTAGTCTAGGCCAGAAGAAAGATGGCATGAAATTCAAGGATATTTTAAGTGGTTATTAATTTGCAATAGATTAATAGCGACCGAGTGACACAACGCGCATAGTATTTTTACCCTTCCCGCACCTTTAAAGGGATTTAAAGAGTCTTCCATGATCATTGATCTAggtgtaaaatttatttatatttttgtgtaccGGAAATGCCACAATACAGCCGCTCCAATAAACACACCTTTTACTTCCAGTGAATCCCTGGGCTCAGCTCCAGTAGGCTCTGAAGGTTGTTTCTCCACGTCATCTCAGAGCAAGTCCCGAATCCGAGTGGAGCGGCGGGACGACATCGTCATACACCCTAATGTGAGCAATCATGCCACGCCCAAGGCCGATGATAAGTGAGTACACAGTTGAACTTCTAGCCTAGCCAAAAAGTTCCAAATGAtaccaacagatggcactgAAGCAAATACACAATACGCGGTAGCTGCCCGCCAAGCCCCGCATTGGCTTGGTCGGCGGCTTCCTACTTTTTTCAGTAGAAGTGTAGCAACATCTTTGTATGTCCATACTGTTGATGGTGACTCCGACGTGGTTCACATAGGATTGGGAGCGCTGCACAGCATATAATCAGAAATATTAAACCCACTTTTCGTCGATGTTAACGAAATGAAGACGCAGAAGTACTTATTAACACTGGTCCAGACCATAACAACCATGATTTTCAAATTTCAACATCAGTCACATGTTTCCAATATGTCTATCTAATATTATAACCTCTCCCCATTTCATCCCTAGTGCACTAGACCAGCGTCTCCGCAAGCGGCCTCACGCCCTACCCGGTCCGGGCTGCGAGGCGGTGTCCAAGCgagccccgccccccgcgccgctggccccgccccccgcgccgctgcCCGCCCCCGCATTGGGCGCCGCCGGGCCGGTTGTGAGGACTGCTGGAGCGAGACGGGTGCAGGTATGTTGCTGTCTCTTTCAGATAGATTGGGAGGCCTGGTTTGGTTGGTGATGACTTGATTGTAGATGTGAGCTTAATGTCTAGACTGTTCTGGACTGatcatgaaaaaaatgtttcagATTTTATGACCAGTTATGTTTGAAAGTGATGTTAAGTTTACAATACCGAATATTGTGAACATCAACTAAATCCAGTTCATTAGtattaatatgaaataatttacataatatcttAACCATGAACGTTTTTCAGTAATAGGAGTTCTCTATAAAAGCTTTTGAGTAATAAGAGTTCCGCTTTAGTCCCTTCCTGCGCTATTGCACCCTATTTAAAAATCCAAGATTTAGCTAATAGAACTAGGGTTATCTTCGATATAGGGCTGACATTAAATACCATTCACCTACAAAACTCTAACGCTGAAaacagaaagggactttaagctaatgccgaccttaaatgtatagctgccttgctttgacagtatacggacagaaagagacatgCATAGATTTCATGCCGACATTTGCTTAATGTTCCTTTCTGTAACTCAGCGTAAACTAGCCTTCTCACAGTGTATTATTATCGCAGGTGGTGAACAACGCGTGCAGCACGCCGTACGGCGCGCTGGCGCGGCTGCAGCTGCTGCCCAGCAACTCGCCCTCCAACGACCCGCTGTGGGAGACCTATCTAGGTACCCTCACTGTTGTTGCTATAATAGTTACTATGTGACATGAAGCTCACACCCGTGGCCAAGAGGCATAAGCAGATATTCTTGGACAAAAATGCCTAATCAGGTTTGGTTGACTAGTAGATAAATAAGctctgtataaaatataatacacgaatgagcaatgaaaacgtttcaATTActtatggaacgtcaatggcaggtggaacttttttaattgcccgtgagtgtaataataaACTTGTTGGATTACATGAAAGAAAATATCATGACAAAGTGGACTAAATGAGGGTATGGCAAAGTATAGgggaaaatggcgtgacatgacgcgCAAAGctgaccctaaataaggataaggcttggaagaataataaaaacttattttttcaaatttataattacacATATTACACCCACACCTGTTCACTTTATTTACACATTGCTTCACACAGGTTCGAGTGTAAACTGCATAGCTTGCGACGCGCGCTACGTGTGCGTGTCGTGTGAGGACGGCTCGCTGCACGCGTGGCGCCTGCACGGGACCAACGCCACGCGAGTGTTGCCGCCTGTTGGTGAGTGTGATGTGTGACGAATAGGATTTAAGATTGACTTAGGAAAAGTGTTATGGAGGGAGTGTGAGGTTTGTCTGGAGATAGGATATATTTACTTAGCAAAAGTGATATGGAAAGAGCGCGAGGTTTATTTGAAGGATTGTAAGAGGACTGAGGTAGGTTTGAGAGAACTAAGGCTATTGACACCTCCGTCATCCGTTTATGAGGTTCTTGAACAAGCAAACACAGCATCGGTAGCCCTGGTTCGAGTGTGGGCTGCACGCGTGGCGCCTGCACAGGTCCAATGCCACGCGAGTGTTGCCTCCTGTTGGTGAGTGTCTTATGTGTCGAATAGGATTTACTAAATTTTATGGGTTATGTGAAGAGTGCACGGGGTTTCTCAAAAGGATTGTAAGAGGACTGAGGTAGGTTTGAGAGAACTAAGGTAATTGACACATCTTTTGAATAACGTATAATCGTGGATGAGGTTCTTGAACCAACAAACGCAGCATCAGTAGCCCTAGTTCGAGTGTGAACTGCATCGCGTGCGACGCGCGCTACGTGTGCGTGTCGTGTGAGGACGGCTCGCTGCACGAGTGGCGCCTGCACGGGACCAACGCCAacgcccgctcgactacggacgcttctgaGATGAGAAAGAACAAGAGCAAACGCAGCGTTTTCGATTAAGAACTATTCAACAATGTCATGATCAGATTGTAACATATGCCTCTCCCAAGCGCCACAACTCTTTATCCTCGGCCATCCTTATCCAGCCATTACGTGGAATATCCAAAAATCGCCCgtaaaaagtttttatgaCGAGCTGAGACATTCCGTTTTAGAAGACTAGTTTTAATTTGCAATATAAGTACTGATAATTGATTAAACCGTTTCCCCACAGCCCTAATGTCCAAAGCAGTAAAGCTGACCCTAGCATCGGACCAGCTGGCGGTGGTGACGACGGCGGCGGACCTCGCCATCTGGGACCTCGCCAGCACGCACTGCGTCGTCAAGCCGCTCTCCTTCAGGAATCTACTTACGCATGGAGGTACGTGgatattatattctttatCTTCGTAATGGTGGTTATCATCATAATTTTTACCCCATAATCATCTACTGCTGACCAAAAGCCCCCATttagccactaccggctacttgTCTAAGGTTCAGTGGTTAGTTGAGTCTTAGACTTACTGTGGAGGCGAGGTATTTAGAGCTATAAGTGGTTGTAGGACTATCTATTATCTTGATGCATAAATAAGAGTGCGTTATATATGCAATCCACTTCGTTGACGTAATTTACATAACATCACATCGTTACTTTAtatatatgtttatatttcCAGTGACTGTATCAAACTGCACATTATTAGAAGATGGAAACCCGATGATCACACTGAGTAACAGCAAGTGCTATATTTACAGCAAGAAATTGTATTCATGGTAAGAATAATTTAATTCTGTTCAATGACTGTTTTTCTTCATATACATTTTCTATAAAGTGTCAtcttcattttgttataaagtgATGAGTATTAatgataaatatttgtatCATTATTAGCCAGcatataaatgaaaataaccacagtttatagtttttaacGCCTAAGAGGGTACTCGTGCTAGACGAAATACGATATTTCGGGTATCAGCTCCGCCAAGCACGACTCTATCGCGTTACATTAAACATACCGATTGAGCGACAGCTCCTTTAGAATTCCTATTTCGAAAAGCAAAAGCAGCCCCTTtgtaataatgataatgtCTACGCGGTAATATCGTATCTTTCCATCTACATGGTGATGTAGTCTAGATCAATAAGTCGTAGTAACGAATGAGCAGTTTATATTACGATGTATAGTAGCTAATACCGTATATTTCCATCTACAGGGTGATCTGGATAGACACGTCCGACCCGGTGTGGCGTGCGTGCCGAGGCAGTGCGtgcgcgcgcccgcccgccgccTCGCCGCTCTACCCGCCGCCGCGAGTCGCCAAGACGCAGCCTACCCCGTATAATAGAGGGTGAGTGTGTCATTTATTCTCTTCTTGATTCCCGCTACTTCTCCGAGGAACCCGGCGAAAACTTTTCTCAAGTCTTGACGTGAGCGTCATGCGCACTATGCTAGGCTATCTTACTGGCTTATCCTGTCATCACGGTGTCAATACTCTAGTGTCTTACCGCCACGATAAGATCACCATCAGCCAACCATCGTGCACTGCTGGACATGGGactttttccagttatttttttttagttttaacaCTTCCTCATCCAAATACTCCTCTATCCCAATGGTTCTCAGTAAATCTTCAGCAAATATGCCACGCTACACCTAAGGCTCATTTCGATTGCATTAACCATGTTTgaattatttaaatctatttgactaaaatatattttttaaagtataacTAATGCACATTCACTATCAGCCATGTGCAGCAAAGTTAATCCTTCTTGTCGTCCCTCTTATTTAATCCTTCTTGTTCCACTTCCAGCAACTTCTCCGGCGGCGCGACGCGCAGCTGGCTGGAGGCGCAGGTGGCCTCGTGCCTGCACCTGCGTCTGCCGCGCGACTACAAGCACTGGACGCTCGCGCTCGTCACGCATCTCATCACTAACGGTATGATACAAATATAACCACGATGATTATTCAACCTGTATTAACCCACTTCCTGCCTGTATACTGGGTCTGGGTATAGGCCAAGATTAGCGGCACAATAATGCCAATGACGAGCGACTACAAGCACTGGACGCTCGCGCTCATCACGCATCTCATCACTAACGGTATGATACACGCGGTTATATGTATACTGTAGGAGGAAAGTCATGGCCCATTTAGACGATACCTACAAGTATTTTATTTCGTGTCAAATGACTTAGCATTATCAAAACAGCACCATTTACTTCGcttatagagcttccactactATGTTATTGGATTTTTGACTTTTCCTTATGTCTgttaagtaaagttggttttccttttgagtcatcaaatatgtatgggatttcgaatgtcaaaaaaccaataatataacgGACAGAGTATAGCATGTATAGGTATAGAGGGTAAGAAACACTTGGCATCTATGTATCGAATCCTGCATATTATGTAGGTTCAAAATgtgtatgtcgcaggcatctggtttaatctcctgtttgattgaaccgctaacccgttcattggatgacgctattcagttgtatgactaggccgaacgttgattgtacaagcgtcataaaacgtccaactagttagcggacttaaaatcagtcaggtggtgaataaaacaaatatggcgtctaacagcgaacagctgacacaaaaagcacttgtattgttattttttgcaaataaattagctttaaagtgcgttatttatgttaaaatagtgtgacaacatggatttacctattattacaccgccggcggatagtttcaaagaaaaaaatgtgctgaaactggataattatgaataacaatatcaaggtacgtttattgttattgtttagttaatttgtgagatgagagctttgtaacatattctttttgttgactcttgtctggtcatgttcatcctaaccagacattacaaagttgctatactatatcacatttaacgacttcgctgaataacgttcagtcaagacgttggacgttacagtcaaccacttgacgagttgttctttagtcattcaactgagtagcgtcatccaatgaacgggctagcggttcaatcaaacaggagatttaaccagatgcctgcgacatgtaTACTGACAGAATAGTATCAGCAATGAAACTAAAATATCGAGTTGTTCTGTCCACGCCTGGTTACATTCAGGCTGCTGAATCACTTTCATATGACCTACTTCTGACTGCCCTTTTTGATTgcattatgtatatttaaaagctATCTAGCTAACCAAATTAACATCGATAACTTAACCTTTTCAGGAACGGAAGAGCAGCTGAGAACGATACTGGATGACATGCTGGGCCCCAGCCACTGCACATCCACTCCTAAGAAATGGCAGTCCACTGTATTGGTAAGATATTCTGTTTGTAGGTGCCTATTGTACATAAACTATGATAGTTGGTCGTTCAGAGTAGCTTGTATATTAGTAAAATATGAACGTATAAAAATTCCAAATgaagaaataaatgattatagACCTATAGACTTATCAATTTATTAGGAACTATAGTGTTAGGTGTGTGTATTGAGAAAAGGAGAACTCATATAACGAGTTTTAGTGTTTTGTGCTTCTTGAAAGAGTCATAAGCCCAAGCTTaatgaagaaataattattagtaagtattaCTTATGTTCCTGTGTGTCTGGAATaactatattaattatttttatcaacaGGGCATAAAGAAACACGAGATGCTAGAAGAGATGCTGGCAATCATCGTGAGACAGTTGCGCTGGCAACGACTGTACACGGAGTACAGTGACCAACTCAAAGAACTACAATctaccgccgccgccgccgctagcGGGA is a window from the Plutella xylostella chromosome 10, ilPluXylo3.1, whole genome shotgun sequence genome containing:
- the LOC105381565 gene encoding LOW QUALITY PROTEIN: protein HIRA homolog (The sequence of the model RefSeq protein was modified relative to this genomic sequence to represent the inferred CDS: substituted 1 base at 1 genomic stop codon) is translated as MKLLKPSWVNHDDKPIFSVDIHPAGKRFATGGQGGDSGRVVVWNLNPVLFESVEMDPNVPKMLCQMDNHLACVNCVRWSNNGRYLASGGDDRLVMVWALSGAPPSMGNMVKNSETWRCVSTLRGHAGDVLDLAWSPLDKWLASCSVDNTIIIWNAEKFPNIVCVLAGHTGLVKGVAWDPVGKYLASQSDDKSLRVWKTADWAQESIITEPFEECGGTTHVLRLSWSPDGQYVVSAHAMNGGGPTAQVVERDGWRCDKDFVGHRKAVTCARFNSNILVKEGKKCCCAAVGSRDRALSIWLTSLKRPLVVVHDLFTDSVLDISWSSDGLNLLACSSDGSVACIQFTNKEIGTPLTLEEKNAFYEKIYGKCLSTESTSLAGANLLLECPEIMLARETCVKDDQKLTPVSXSLSSQPIAPTTPTSQGALPASSPITPLRPMDRQIETRTSDGKRRITPVFIPLSHALDPNESLGSAPVGSEGCFSTSSQSKSRIRVERRDDIVIHPNVSNHATPKADDNALDQRLRKRPHALPGPGCEAVSKRAPPPAPLAPPPAPLPAPALGAAGPVVRTAGARRVQVVNNACSTPYGALARLQLLPSNSPSNDPLWETYLGSSVNCIACDARYVCVSCEDGSLHAWRLHGTNATRVLPPVALMSKAVKLTLASDQLAVVTTAADLAIWDLASTHCVVKPLSFRNLLTHGVTVSNCTLLEDGNPMITLSNSKCYIYSKKLYSWVIWIDTSDPVWRACRGSACARPPAASPLYPPPRVAKTQPTPYNRGNFSGGATRSWLEAQVASCLHLRLPRDYKHWTLALVTHLITNGTEEQLRTILDDMLGPSHCTSTPKKWQSTVLGIKKHEMLEEMLAIIVRQLRWQRLYTEYSDQLKELQSTAAAAASGMMNGH